Genomic DNA from Nitrosarchaeum koreense MY1:
CCAACATGTAGTCTATTAGTAATGAATCCTTTTTTCAAGTTGAATGGTAACTCGATTTAACAAATTTAAAGCGATCGCTTTTTTCCCTATTTTTTTATAATTTTCATGAATTTGATTCTTTTCTAGAATTTTATGCTATTTCCATGGAAGAAAGAAATTGACGCCAATCCATGTAAGCCCAATTGTTATTCCCATAGCTATCCACCAAAATCTCATGACTATAAATTCTGTTAGTTAATAATAAATCTACAGGCTAATTTTCAATGAGATAAATCAAAGATTATTACGGGATAAACAATTTTTTATTCTTGTGGCCCTCGTAGTACAGTGGCTAGTATAGGGGACTGTGGATCCCCGGACAGGGGTTCGATTCCCCTCGAGGGCCTACAAATTTTTTTTATGATTTTAACCTACAATTTCTCGTGCAATTCTGTCATGACATGAGCATTTACAAAATCTGTAAAAATTTCCATCATGTTCTGAATTGCAAGTATTGCAACCTTTACCTTCTGCCATTTTTGCAGTTTTTATAATTGTGATATTTTTATTTTTTGGTAAATTACTTTTTAAAAAATGCCATATTTGCTTGATTCCATTTCTTCTTTTATTGCCAGCTTAAATCTGGGTATTTTACCTTCTAAATTACTTGTAAGCCAAGATAGAAATTTTTTTTCTAAACCCTTCCCTTTGAATTTATCAAAATCAACTCCCATCTGATCAGCTAGTTTTTCTACTAATGTTTTATTAACACTAACAACAAAAAAGTGCCATCCAAAAGCAAATTCAGAATCTGTCATAACAAAATCATCTTGGCTGTGAACCATTTCTTCCAAAAGTGAAAGCTGGTTTGTTATTGCCTTACTTGTTTTATCATAATCTATTGCAGATACATTAATGTTAATTCTATCCATCATGATTCTATATGATTTACATAAAATAAAAGGATTGCACAAATTATTTTAAAAGATGTTCAAAATCAATATTGAAATGAGTTTTCATTATGTCTATGTACGTTTTAATGGATTCCGGGATTTTCTCTCCACACGATACTCCTAAATTCTTTGCATTAATCCAAATTACTAGAGTTTGAATAATTGTCAAAAATCTATCATTTTCAACTTCTGGAGTACTGATAGCTTTTGTATATCTCTCAGCAAATTCCCATGCTGTTACAAAATCTACACATTTTACTCCAAAAACTGCTAATACTTGTTCTTGTAAACTATTTGCTTTTTTAAAAGGAACTAAATTAATTATGTATGGAAATTTTACTTTTTCAGGAAGGCAATCTGACAATGGCCCCCAAATTGTAATTATTCTTGTCCCTGCTTTTAGATCTTTAAATTTATTCATCATATTATTGATGATATCTTCATTTGTAAACCAAAACAAAATTGCGGTAGCATCAGAAATGTCCACATTTTGTATGTCATCACAAATTAATTTACCTTGTATCTTATTTTTATCTAGAATATTTTTTGCTAGTTTAATTTTTTCTGGATTGTTATCAACACCTACAGCTTTTTTCACCTGATATTCTTTTAATGCTATGGAGATTCCAGTTCCATCTCCACATCCAAGATGATAAAAAATATCATTTTTTTCTAATTTTAAAAAATTAAAAATATCTCTAAATGATTTCTCTGGTAATTGAACTTCTTCTCCACTAACTATGCTTTCGGGTAATGATTTGAGATATTCTTCTATTTTCAATATTATGATTAAAACTACACTTGAATTATTCTCTTATGCTTTCAAGTTTTGAAACTGCTTGCCATAACTGTGTTCTTACATATGAGGGCATATTTGGATCTTGTGTAACATCATCAAGTAAACTTATTGTATTGTTTGCTCTTACTGACAATGAATATTCTTCATTATTTAATTCTGCTATTAAATCTGTAATTGACTTTTTAATTGTCTTTGGCGTTGAATGACTTGTAGCAATTTGATTTAATGTTTCAATTGCTTCTTTCATTGATTCTTTGTTTTGTTTTTCATCAGCCATTTTTTACACCATTTAATGTTAATTTGAGGTATATAGTCACATCTCTAGAAATATGTTATCTGACTCTATTGATACGTTATATGATGCTACATCTCTAATTTTAGCTGGGAATTTAACTAATTTACCAGTTTTACAATCAAATTGGGCTCCATGCCATCCACAAATCACATTACAGCCATCTAATTTTCCCTCTGAGAGACTTGAACCAGAATGAGTACATGAATCATCCATGGCACAATATGCACCGTCAACATTTGCAACCATTATTTCTTTACCGTCAATTGACACTTTGATCATTTTTCCAGGAGGAACATCTGCTGTTTTTCCGACTATAATTTTACCCATTATCGTTTTTAATCAATCATTCTTAATATTTTTTCGTATATGTGTACAATTATGATAAGAAATGCAGTTGATTCAGATAAATCTGTAATACTGAACTTTTGTCATAATACTTTTTCATGGGGTGATTATATTCAAGATGTCTGGAATTCTTGGTTGTCTGAAGATAATTTATTCATTGTAGAGAAAGAGCATCCAATTGGTATGACTCATGCATTTTTCTCTAAAAATCAAGTATGGATTGAAGGAATCCGAATTAATCCAGATTTTCGTAGACAAGGTTTCGCTAAAAAATTAGTCCAACATGTAGAATTAATTGCTAAAGAAAAACAAATTCCATTTTCTTTTATGTTAATAGATGTTAAAAATCACAAATCTCTTTCAATGGCAAAAAACCTTGGTTATGGTATATTTCAAACCTGGAATTTTTATTCACTTCTTCCTCAGATTAATAATAGTCATGAAATTCAATTTGGCAATAGTTTTGATCAATCAAAAATTCCTCATTATGTAAAATCTTGGAGATGGTTGCCTTTAGATAAAAAAACCATATTGTATTTTTACAAACAAAACAAAATAATTTTTTCAGATAAATCCGGTCCAATTTCTATTGCAGTTCTAACTGATTCTGAGCATTTTGATAAAATTTTGATTGTAACTTTAATTTCTGGCTCATTATCCAATACATTAGATCTAATTTTATACATACAAAACTATGGAGCGGAAAACAAATATCAAAAAATACAAATTTTAACTAGAGCCAAATTATCTACAATAAACACATTAGAACACAAAATTACATTTAATCTAATGAAAAAATCTTTGGTCTAATTCTCATTTACAAATCTGATTGTATTTTTTAAAATACCTAAATTCTCAATTTCCATCTCTACTTTATCCCCATTTTTAAGAAATACTGCATTAGGTTTGTTCAGCATTACTCCTGCTGGAGTTCCAGTTGAAATGATGTCCCCTTTTTCTAGAGTCATAACCTTACTTAATCTCGAAACTATTTCTGGTATTTTTATGAACATGTTACTTGTAGATGAATTCTGTCGTATCTCCCCATTAATTTTGGTTGTTAATTTTAAGTTCTGTGGATCTTTGATTTCATCTGCCGTTGTTATCCATGGTCCAGATGGTGCAAATGTATCAAAACTTTTCCCTCTAGTGAATTGCTTGTCTTTAAACTGAATATCGCGTGCAGATACATCGTTTAGTATCATATATCCAAATATTGCATCTACAGCTTGCTTTTCATTGATGTTTTTACAATTTTTACCTATAATCAAAGCTAATTCAACTTCATAATCCAACTGCGTAACAAAGTCTGGGCAAATTATGTCAGAACCTGTACCGTTTAAAGCAGTTCTAGGTTTTAGGACTATGGCAGGTTCATCAGGTGGCGATAAATTCTGTTCTTTTGCATGATCTATATAATTAAAAGCTAAACATATTATTTTATTTGGATTTGGAATTGGACTTAATAATTTAAATTTTGAAATGTTTTCTTCGTATGGTAGAGTATCAATTTTATCTTTGATTTCATCAAACCATCCATCAAAAAGAAAATCCTTGATACTTTGTGGAATTGGAACTCCTGTTTGATAAGTTATTTCATCCTTTGTTGCAACTCTATCTCCTTTTACAAAACCATATGTTTCATTATTTTCATGAACTAATCTTGCTATCTTCATAATTTTCTCACTTACTTGTGTGTAAAAATTGCCTGATTTTGTGAATCTTTTCTACAATATCCAAATCTAACAAATTGTATTTCTTCACCATCTTTTAATTCTAAATAATGGGGTTCTGTATAAACCTCTAATTCTTCTAAACTATCTTCATTAAATTTTTCATCAATAAACAATTGTTTTGGAATAAGAATTTTGATCATGTGGGCATCTTTCTGTGGAATCCATTGTATTTTTTGTATGTCTGAATTAGATTCACCTTCCATAAATTCTCCTAATAACTCTCCATTATTTTTTGATATTTTGATATTGCCTAATCCTAACAATCTGATTTGAGTACCTTTCATATTTTCAACGTCTTCTCCTGAAATGTAGAAATTCTCATCAATGTTGATTTTTCTTTTACCCATATTCTTTATTGGGTGATTGGCAATTTCTACAAATGAAAATGGTAATTTTTTAATTGTAAGTTTTTTTGGTTTGCTTACCATGAATAATCTAATACTATCCGCATCGACAAATTTTCTGTTAAATGACTCAAGAGCATCAAATGGTGCTAATGTATTTGCTTTAGTTAATCCTAATGATAAGATGAATTTTTTTATTGCTTCTGGTTTAATCCCTCTTCTTCTAAGTGACTCTAAAGTAGGTAATCTTGGATCATCATACCACGATACTTTACCTTCTTCAATCAATGGTTTAAGAATTCTTTTTGATATTGGCATTCCTTTGAATTCAAGTCTAGAAAAGAAATCTTGATATGGTTTTCGCATATTTAGTGCATCTAAAATAGCATCTATCAGCTCTTTTCTTAATTCAAATTCCTTTGAACGAAATGCATGGGTTACACCATCAATACTATCCTCTATTGCAACAGCAAAATCATAACTTGGCCAAACTCGATATTTGTTTCCAAGTGTGTAATGTTTTTCTTCTATTATTCTAAACAATACTGGATCTCTCATTACTGCATTATCTGCCTTCATATCTCCTCGAAATCTTACAATTGCATCTCCAGGCTTAAATTTGCTAAACATTTTCTCCCATCCTTTATTACTTTGTTTAATATCTCCTCTACTACATTTACAAGCTATACGCTCCCGTCTATTTTCACTAATATCCTCTCTTTTACAAGTACAAACGTAAGCCTTTCCAGAATTAATTAGTTCTATACCTTTTTCATAAAATATTTCCATATCATCTGAAGTATTTTTTATCACATCAAATTTTATTCCTAACCAGTCTAACCCAACTTTAATTGCAGCATGATATTCCATTCTTTCAGCTTCTGGATTAGTATCATCCATTCTTAAAATGAATTTTCCACCATACATTTTTGCATATTCTGCATTAATGATAGCTGCTTTAGCATGTCCTATGTGTGGATATCCGTTAGGTTCTGGTGGAAATCGAGTAATTACTTTTCCATACTCTGCATTTTTTAGTGGAGGAAGCCCTTCTCTTTCTTCAGTTTTTTCCTTTGGGATTAAAATATCTGGAAAATTTTCTTCAATCTCTTTTCTTTGTTCTTCAAATGATAATTGATTAATTTCAGAAACAATTGTCTTAATCTCTTCAGATATTTCTTTTACTCTTGTTCTAAACTCTGGTTTTGTTCCTAGGATCTTTGCTAATACAATTTTATCCTGAGTTTTTCCTTCATGTTCAAATGCATTTTGTAAAGCTATTTTTCGAATCTCTTTTTTTGTTTCTTCGTCCAAAGTATCTACCTATGTCTTGCTGTTTGCATTGCCTTTTTTATACTCTGTCTGATTTTAGGTAGATTCTCAATATTTTTCACGTACAGAAAAAATTCTTGGGTTTATTCTAAAATTCAATGTTATTTCATTTTCTGTATTGGAATTTCTAATAATTTACACCTAGAGTCAATTAACATACATTGTGAATGAATTTGCTCAACGGTGATAAATCCACATTTATGACAAAAAAATTCATTTTCTTTCTTACAAACACTGCATTTTTTATTCACTTCTAGTGTTTCACCACACTTTCTACATGACTCTATTCTCATTAATTTTCCAATCTCTTTAAACTACATTATACTTGGTCAGCTAGCAAGCTTACTTGTGTGATCTATGATTTACTCTACTCTATAATCTGCTAATGTATACTATAATCATGACAACAAAACTTGTTCAGGAAAACAATACCTGGAACAAAATGGTTCATGCACCATTCAAAAAAGTCGTAAAATTCGATCTTATTTGCATGGGTCTTGGAATCATGATGGGTATTGGAATGGGCGCTTACTTGGTTGCAGGAGCATAACCTCCTCACCAAATTTTTTATGTACTGTAACATATGATGATTATTGAATTTTGATCAAAAATTTGTTATCTAAATAAGAATGATCTGTTTAAAATAGAAAAACTTGAAAAATTATTAAAATAACCACAAGATATCTGCAATTATTTTTAACCAGCGATAAAGATGATTAATTGATGGCTGATCTCATTGATAAAACTGCAAACTATGTTTTAGATCTTGCTAGCCCTCAAAGGCTTAATATTTTATTTAAATTATTAAGTAAAGATTCTACTCCTACCGAAATTGCAAAGGAATTAGAATCAACCAAGCAAGAAGTTCATAGAAATTTTATTAGATTAGAAGAAAGTGGTCTTATTGAGAAAAAAAATAACGGAAAATACAGCACTACTACATTTGGAGAAACGGTTTGCACACAAGTTCCAACAATAGTTTTCTTTTCCCAAAATAGAAAATATTTTGAAGAACATACATTTATTGACATTCCTTACAAATTTAAAATTCGGTGTGGGCAGCTTGCAGTAAGTCAACATGTTAAAGGTATATCAAAAGTTTTGGAGCAATGGAAGACAATTTATAAAAATTCTAGGGAGTACATATATGAAATATTATCTGAAGCTCCTTTGGATCTTATCGAGCCTTTAGTCAAACAAATTAAAAAAGGAATTAAATTTCAGTATATCTTCTCTGAATCCACAGTAGTTCCTAAAGGAAGAAAGGATTTATTGAAAAAATTAGGATTTAACAATCTTATTGAAAAAGGATTGATAGAACGAAAAATGGCAAAAAATGTTCAGACTGTAATAGTTCTAAATGAAAAAGAGGCATGTGTTTTATTTCCTAAAAATGATGGTGAATCCGATCTTACTGAAATGTTTTATAGTGATGATCCTATGTTTCATGAATGGTGTCTCGATTATTTCCGATTTTGTTGGTATGGTTCAGATGAATTCATTGAGAGTAAGTTAAAAGAATAATTTTGTACTCATTTTCACATAATTTACATCATATCATTTTTTTGTAGGAATGAACTATACCACATAATGTCTAATGATGTTATGAGATCATTAATTATAATGATTCAAAACCACTATGGCGATACTGACATTTTATTAAGAATTTTAAATAATCTTAAAAATGAGAAGCCATTATTTCCACCAGACAAGGAATATCTGGATATTATTTTACAAAAATATTTTCCAAATGAAAAATTTTGAATTTTCAATATGTAAATTATTTTATTAAACTAAATTTTTTTTAAATCTATACGCTTCTTTTTACTACAAAATCTAAAAGATCTATTAATTCTGTTTTAGCAGTACCTGAATAATTTGAAAGCGATTTTTTTGCCATTTCTGCATAATGTAACGCCTGCATTCTTACCTCTTCTTCTATTCCAAGTGAACGAATAATATCTACAGCTTTTTCAAGCTCATTTTTACTTGCTTTTGTATTCCCGAATACTTTTAGAATCACTTTTTTATCTTCACCTTTTGCTGATTTTATTGCCATAAGAATTGGAAGGGATTTTTTACCTTCTCTAAGATCATTACCAACAGGTTTTTTTGTAATCTTTGAATCTCCCATTACACCAATAAGATCATCTGTAATTTGAAAAGCAATTCCTAAATTCTTACCAAAATTTGATAAATTTGAAATATCTTTTTGATTACCTGTTGCACAAATTGCACCCATCGAACAAGATACATCAAATAATGCAGCGGTTTTTTTACCAATCATTGTGATATACTCGTTTTGTGTAGGGATCCTTTTTTCTTCAGCCATTTTTACGTCTAATAATTGGCCTTCACATACATCTACACATGCCTTTGCCAATCTGGAAACTAATTGAACTATTGCATCGTTGGATAATTTTGCATTTGAAATAATTTGATATGCCTTAGAAAATAATACATCTCCAGCTAGTATTGCAATTGGCATTCCAAATTTTTTATGCACTGTGGGTACTCCATGACGCATTTCATCATTATCCATAATGTCATCATGAACTAAAGTAAAGTTATGTATCATTTCTACTGCACTAGCAGCAGGCATTGCAATTACTGTACTACCTCCTAATATTTGACAGCTCTTCATTACCATATGAGGTCTGAGTCTTTTTCCTCCATGGATGATGAGATGTGATGCTGCATCATATAGCATTTTAGGATCTCCTTTTATCTTGGAATTTAGATATCTATTGACAATTTTTGCATTTTTTTCAATCGTGCTTGTTTTTTTCATCTTATTAATCTCCATTTATCATCTGGAAGATGATTATGTATTGCTTTTTTCAATTCTGTTTGCAAATCTGAATTAATCCAAGATGATAAAACATCTTTATATTTTTCTAACATTTTATTTTCAGATCTGTCTAGAAATATCAATGCAATTAACATCCATGGACAATAAATTTTTGGATTGTTTTTAATTTCAGAAAGAAGTTCAGATGCTGAAATCCATTTTATCTCATCTATCTCTCCTTCTATCATTTTAAATTTAGTTGATTCATCAACAATCCCAATTAGAGTACCACAAATTTCGTTCTCAGAACCTATATTTTTGTAAGGTACATGATATTCAAACTTCATTAAATAATCCATCTTACAAGAAATACCCACTTCTTCAGGCATTCTTCGTTCAGCTGATGCTGTGTATGTCTCACCCTCTCTTGGATGACTAGCTACCGTTCCATCCCAATCTTCTGGCCATAACATTTTTTCTTTTGCTCTTCTTGTTAGAACCAATCTTCCATTTTTATCAAATAGCAAGGCTGTAAATGCTCTGTGAAGTTTTCCATTTGGTAAATGGCATCTTACCTTTTCTTCTGAACCTATAGGATTATCGTTTTCATCAACCAAAATTACATACTCATCAGACATTTTTTTTACCTCTGAACAATGTTCCTTCATACTTGTTGTTTTTAACCGCTTTCACTATTCTCTCTGGTTTGTTACCATTTACAAAAAAAACATTCATTCCACTTTTTGCAATGTTAGATGCTTCATCTACCTTTCTAGTCATTCCTCCTGTTACATCCATTTTATTTTCAGAAATTTTAGGATTTTCTCCTTTTAATTCATAAATTAATTTTTTAGTTTTTAGATCTGAGTATAATCCATCTTCGTTTAAAGCAAAAATTACTAATCTTGGTTTTAAAATTTTTGCTAAATGAGTCATTATTTTATCTCCTGATAAAATGTATGTTTTCTTATTTCCATACCAAAGTGCATCTCCATACGTGATCGGTATTAATCCTGATTTTGCAATTTCAGTTATTTCTTTTACTTTTTTTATCACTGGAATATTTCCTGACATAAAATCCGTTGGAGGAAGAGAGTATGGATTTAGCTTATTTTTTACAAATACATTTAATATTATTTTGTTAAGATCAATCATTGAATTTTTAACTACAGATACTCCATGTATGTCATATCTATTTGGTTTAGTATGCATATCATATTTTACAGACCAATAATGCCCAAATGATCCTCCTCCATGAACAATAATGATTGGTTCATCAATTTTCTTCAAATTTTTTGCAATATTTTCTACAACTTTCTTTCTAGGACTAAGCGGTTTTTCTTTATTTGTGATAATAGAACCTCCTAGTTTTATGAGAATCATGCAGACATCAAATACCTAGTCCATTAAAAAGTATCCAATCCTTTAAAATCGATTTTTACAGAAAAGCATTCATAATCATTCATCTTTAATTCCGAAATAATTTTTTCTAAATTTGATTCATCGGATAAAGCAATAATACATCCACCTCCACCTGCACCCGTAATTTTTGCCCCAAACGATGAATTTTCTGCTTTTTCTATCATTTTTCGTAATTTTTCATTAGAGATACCTATAATTTCTAAAAATTTTTGATTGTCCTTCATACATTTACCCAATCCTTGTAAATCATTATTTTTTAACATGATTTTAACACGATTTACTAATTCTAATTCTTTTTGGCACATGATGGAAAATTTTTCTTCATTTTTTTCTTTGAATTGCTTAACATTTGATACAACCACTTCTGTTGAATGCTCAATGTTAGAATTTGCAATAACTAGATGAAAGTTTGGTTCAGATTTAATTTGAGAGAATCCTTTTTCTTTATCATATTCCATCAGTCCACCAAACGTACACACTGTACAATCTGCTCCAGATGTATTTTGAAAAATTGTTCTTTCTGCCTCTATAGCTAACTCTAAAATTTTTTCTTTACTAGTTTTTTCAAATAATTTGGATATTGCGGCTGCACCTGCTACACAACATGCAGATGAGGATCCTAATCCTACCCCTGATGGAATTTCTGATTTTACATAAATCTTAATTCCCTCTGATTGATTATATTTTTTAATCATTTTATTTGCTAAATATACAAATGGTTTTAATGGTGAACTTATTTCATTCATTGATTTATTGAGTGAAACTTCTAATTCTCCGATGTTTGACTTAATTATAATTTTGTTTTCAGGAATTTTTTCAGCTGTGACTGTAACTCTTTTATCAATAGCACAAAGAATTGCTTTTATTCCATACACAACAAAATGTTCTCCAAAAAGAATGACCTTTCCAGGTGCAGAGGCTTTAGAAATCAAGTGAAAATGATCGACCCATATCCAACAACAGAACTCTTATCTCCTGAAATATCTCCACTTGTAGCATATTTTAATAACTCTCCTTTTGTTGCACCGATCTCTTTACATGCAATCATTGTTGATGCGATGGCACCATATCCACATGCACTAATGTCTTTTTTATGTAAAATATCATAAAATCTGTCTACATCTAACTCTAAAATAGGCTCAATTAATGCTGCATCTTGTTCATATGCAAACTTGTTAGACTCGTAATGTGTAAAATCTGAAGAACCTATGATCATGACTTTGTTTTTCTGAGCTATTTTTGCCACAGCAATACCCACTTTAATTGCAATTTCTTTACTCTGATTTATTAAAGCAATGGGAACTATTTTGAAATTTGCTGCAATCTCTTGTAATATTGGAATTTGCACTTCAAGACTATGTTCTCTTGAATGAGAAAAATTATCTATTTCAATTACATCTGTTAATTTTGAAATCTCTTCTGCAATTTCAGAATTAACTTCGATTTCTCCTAGAGGCGTTTCCCATTTAGTATCTGTCATTGTTGCTACACTACTTCCTATTCCCCAATGGTTTGGTCCTATGATGATGAATAGATTCGGTAGGTCTGAAGATATTTCATAAAATGAGTTACATGCTATTGGACCTGAA
This window encodes:
- a CDS encoding class I SAM-dependent methyltransferase, which translates into the protein MKIEEYLKSLPESIVSGEEVQLPEKSFRDIFNFLKLEKNDIFYHLGCGDGTGISIALKEYQVKKAVGVDNNPEKIKLAKNILDKNKIQGKLICDDIQNVDISDATAILFWFTNEDIINNMMNKFKDLKAGTRIITIWGPLSDCLPEKVKFPYIINLVPFKKANSLQEQVLAVFGVKCVDFVTAWEFAERYTKAISTPEVENDRFLTIIQTLVIWINAKNLGVSCGEKIPESIKTYIDIMKTHFNIDFEHLLK
- a CDS encoding UPF0147 family protein, which translates into the protein MADEKQNKESMKEAIETLNQIATSHSTPKTIKKSITDLIAELNNEEYSLSVRANNTISLLDDVTQDPNMPSYVRTQLWQAVSKLESIRE
- a CDS encoding Rieske (2Fe-2S) protein gives rise to the protein MGKIIVGKTADVPPGKMIKVSIDGKEIMVANVDGAYCAMDDSCTHSGSSLSEGKLDGCNVICGWHGAQFDCKTGKLVKFPAKIRDVASYNVSIESDNIFLEM
- a CDS encoding GNAT family N-acetyltransferase, yielding MIRNAVDSDKSVILNFCHNTFSWGDYIQDVWNSWLSEDNLFIVEKEHPIGMTHAFFSKNQVWIEGIRINPDFRRQGFAKKLVQHVELIAKEKQIPFSFMLIDVKNHKSLSMAKNLGYGIFQTWNFYSLLPQINNSHEIQFGNSFDQSKIPHYVKSWRWLPLDKKTILYFYKQNKIIFSDKSGPISIAVLTDSEHFDKILIVTLISGSLSNTLDLILYIQNYGAENKYQKIQILTRAKLSTINTLEHKITFNLMKKSLV
- a CDS encoding fumarylacetoacetate hydrolase family protein; protein product: MKIARLVHENNETYGFVKGDRVATKDEITYQTGVPIPQSIKDFLFDGWFDEIKDKIDTLPYEENISKFKLLSPIPNPNKIICLAFNYIDHAKEQNLSPPDEPAIVLKPRTALNGTGSDIICPDFVTQLDYEVELALIIGKNCKNINEKQAVDAIFGYMILNDVSARDIQFKDKQFTRGKSFDTFAPSGPWITTADEIKDPQNLKLTTKINGEIRQNSSTSNMFIKIPEIVSRLSKVMTLEKGDIISTGTPAGVMLNKPNAVFLKNGDKVEMEIENLGILKNTIRFVNEN
- the gltX gene encoding glutamate--tRNA ligase, with the protein product MDEETKKEIRKIALQNAFEHEGKTQDKIVLAKILGTKPEFRTRVKEISEEIKTIVSEINQLSFEEQRKEIEENFPDILIPKEKTEEREGLPPLKNAEYGKVITRFPPEPNGYPHIGHAKAAIINAEYAKMYGGKFILRMDDTNPEAERMEYHAAIKVGLDWLGIKFDVIKNTSDDMEIFYEKGIELINSGKAYVCTCKREDISENRRERIACKCSRGDIKQSNKGWEKMFSKFKPGDAIVRFRGDMKADNAVMRDPVLFRIIEEKHYTLGNKYRVWPSYDFAVAIEDSIDGVTHAFRSKEFELRKELIDAILDALNMRKPYQDFFSRLEFKGMPISKRILKPLIEEGKVSWYDDPRLPTLESLRRRGIKPEAIKKFILSLGLTKANTLAPFDALESFNRKFVDADSIRLFMVSKPKKLTIKKLPFSFVEIANHPIKNMGKRKINIDENFYISGEDVENMKGTQIRLLGLGNIKISKNNGELLGEFMEGESNSDIQKIQWIPQKDAHMIKILIPKQLFIDEKFNEDSLEELEVYTEPHYLELKDGEEIQFVRFGYCRKDSQNQAIFTHK
- a CDS encoding helix-turn-helix transcriptional regulator, with amino-acid sequence MADLIDKTANYVLDLASPQRLNILFKLLSKDSTPTEIAKELESTKQEVHRNFIRLEESGLIEKKNNGKYSTTTFGETVCTQVPTIVFFSQNRKYFEEHTFIDIPYKFKIRCGQLAVSQHVKGISKVLEQWKTIYKNSREYIYEILSEAPLDLIEPLVKQIKKGIKFQYIFSESTVVPKGRKDLLKKLGFNNLIEKGLIERKMAKNVQTVIVLNEKEACVLFPKNDGESDLTEMFYSDDPMFHEWCLDYFRFCWYGSDEFIESKLKE
- a CDS encoding polyprenyl synthetase family protein, which translates into the protein MKKTSTIEKNAKIVNRYLNSKIKGDPKMLYDAASHLIIHGGKRLRPHMVMKSCQILGGSTVIAMPAASAVEMIHNFTLVHDDIMDNDEMRHGVPTVHKKFGMPIAILAGDVLFSKAYQIISNAKLSNDAIVQLVSRLAKACVDVCEGQLLDVKMAEEKRIPTQNEYITMIGKKTAALFDVSCSMGAICATGNQKDISNLSNFGKNLGIAFQITDDLIGVMGDSKITKKPVGNDLREGKKSLPILMAIKSAKGEDKKVILKVFGNTKASKNELEKAVDIIRSLGIEEEVRMQALHYAEMAKKSLSNYSGTAKTELIDLLDFVVKRSV
- the idi gene encoding isopentenyl-diphosphate Delta-isomerase, yielding MSDEYVILVDENDNPIGSEEKVRCHLPNGKLHRAFTALLFDKNGRLVLTRRAKEKMLWPEDWDGTVASHPREGETYTASAERRMPEEVGISCKMDYLMKFEYHVPYKNIGSENEICGTLIGIVDESTKFKMIEGEIDEIKWISASELLSEIKNNPKIYCPWMLIALIFLDRSENKMLEKYKDVLSSWINSDLQTELKKAIHNHLPDDKWRLIR
- a CDS encoding isopentenyl phosphate kinase, producing MILIKLGGSIITNKEKPLSPRKKVVENIAKNLKKIDEPIIIVHGGGSFGHYWSVKYDMHTKPNRYDIHGVSVVKNSMIDLNKIILNVFVKNKLNPYSLPPTDFMSGNIPVIKKVKEITEIAKSGLIPITYGDALWYGNKKTYILSGDKIMTHLAKILKPRLVIFALNEDGLYSDLKTKKLIYELKGENPKISENKMDVTGGMTRKVDEASNIAKSGMNVFFVNGNKPERIVKAVKNNKYEGTLFRGKKNV
- the mvk gene encoding mevalonate kinase, with amino-acid sequence MISKASAPGKVILFGEHFVVYGIKAILCAIDKRVTVTAEKIPENKIIIKSNIGELEVSLNKSMNEISSPLKPFVYLANKMIKKYNQSEGIKIYVKSEIPSGVGLGSSSACCVAGAAAISKLFEKTSKEKILELAIEAERTIFQNTSGADCTVCTFGGLMEYDKEKGFSQIKSEPNFHLVIANSNIEHSTEVVVSNVKQFKEKNEEKFSIMCQKELELVNRVKIMLKNNDLQGLGKCMKDNQKFLEIIGISNEKLRKMIEKAENSSFGAKITGAGGGGCIIALSDESNLEKIISELKMNDYECFSVKIDFKGLDTF
- a CDS encoding MEMO1 family protein, producing the protein MQIRTPAVAGMFYPNEKKELKKVIKECFLHNFGPGKIPPSNIKKKIFGVICPHAGYVYSGPIACNSFYEISSDLPNLFIIIGPNHWGIGSSVATMTDTKWETPLGEIEVNSEIAEEISKLTDVIEIDNFSHSREHSLEVQIPILQEIAANFKIVPIALINQSKEIAIKVGIAVAKIAQKNKVMIIGSSDFTHYESNKFAYEQDAALIEPILELDVDRFYDILHKKDISACGYGAIASTMIACKEIGATKGELLKYATSGDISGDKSSVVGYGSIIFT